The following DNA comes from Leptolyngbyaceae cyanobacterium.
GTTTTGTGTTATTCTGGCTTTCAAACTATATTTTTTTCTAGGTTCGTGGCGGCTTCTTGAGGCGCTCGCTTTCGCGCTTGCTCTCTCTCGACCGCTTTACTAATCTAACAATCCTTCCATTGCTTGTCAAGCTTTTGGATAGTCTTTTTTTGAAAATTCTACAAGCCTTATTCAGCAAGGGGTTTAGCCTGACAAGGGGAGGAAGGGGTTGAAAAATTAAGAGAAAACAGATGAATAAGATCGCAATCTGCTTTATCTCCGCACGCTCCACCAAGTGGCCAATCGTGGATATGTTATTGTAGTGAGTCGAAAGATTTGGTGAGCAGGGACAAAGTGACTATTACTTTTCAGTCAATCATTGCAACATTAAATAAGTTTTGGAGCGATCGCGGATGCCTGATTGCCCAACCATATGATGTAGAGAAAGGGGCAGGGACAAAGAATCCTCATACTTTTTTAAGAGCAATCGGTCCAGAACCTTGGGCAGTAGCCTACGTGGAACCTTGTCGGCGGCCAGGTGATGGACGTTATGGAGAAAATCCCAACCGCTTCCAACACTACTATCAGTATCAAGTATTAATCAAACCTTCTCCAGATCGTATCCAAGAAATTTATCTAAATTCGCTCAGAGCATTAGGCATTCATCCAGAAGAACACGACATTCGTTTTGTGGAAGATAACTGGGAGGATGCAGCAGTAGGAGCCTGGGGAGTAGGCTGGGAAGTATGGTTAGATGGAATGGAAATTACTCAATTTACTTATTTTCAGCAATGTGGAGGGGTTGACTGCCGTCCCGTTTCAATTGAAATTACCTATGGTTTAGAGCGATTGGCAATGTATCTTCAGGAAACAGATGCGATCGCTAAAATTCAATGGACAAACAACATTACATATGGAGATGTTCATCTGCAAAGCGAAATAGAACAGTGTGTCTATAACTTTGAAGCTTCTAATCCAGAAATGTTGTTTACCTTATTTAATTTATACCAGCAGGAAGCAGCGCAACTAATTAAAAAAGGATTGGTTCTACCAAGTCTTGACTATGTTTTGAAATGTTCTCACACTTTTAATCTGTTGGACGCTAGAGGAGTAATTTCTGTAACTGAGCGAACTCGCTACATAGGTAGAATTCGCAATATGGCAAAGCAAGTAGCTCAACTTTACTTGCAACAAAGAGAAAAGCTAGGGTTCCCGCTTCTCAAGTCACAACAAAAAAAAAGAGCCATCACTCCAATTGGTATCTTAAATTAAGGGATATAAGAAATGAAAGGTAAGAGTTTGCGAGTAAAATAAATACCGAGTTAAAACAAAGAAATTTCCAATCCAGATGTCAAATAGTTATTAAGGTAGCTGTCAAAGAGCAGTGATGAATTTAAGTGAAATTTTAGAACCAATAGCTGACCTGTTTAGAAAAATGGAAATTCCTGGTTCCATCGTTCATTGGGGTCATCCTTTAATGATGGGTATTGTAATATTTGTAATGGGTAGCTTCGTTGGTTGGGCCGGATGGCGGGGAAGGTTGGTTACCGATCCAGATGCGGCTAATCAAAGTAAAAGCGATCACCGCAAAATAGCACCTTTGATGTTTTTATTTTTAGCAGCAGGGTATACAGGCGGCTTGTTATCTTTGGTGATGCAACATCAACCAATTCTAGAAAGTTACCATTTTTGGACGGGTTCGATCGTACTAATTTTATTAAGTATTAATGCAGCGATCGCGCTCGGTAATTTTGGCAAAAATAAAGCTGCATTTCGCAAAGTTCACGCTTATATAGGTAGTATAGCTCTTGGTATATTATTCTTGCACGCCTTGCTGGGATTAAAGTTAGGTTTGTCCATTTAGAACCAAAATGTAGCTAATGAGTCAAGCCATAAGTGGTGTAATTCTTTGTCTGGCCTATATTATAGGGCTGTTATCTACAGCATTTCCTTGGGGCGGATATGTCTTAATCGCCTTAGGAGTTGGATTGGCATTCATATTACCTCGTTGGTGGAAAAAAGGCCCAAAGCCATTTATATGGGTTGCATCTGGAATGGTAGCGCTACTAGCAACTATTTATTTCCAAGCGAAAGTTCCACAACCAGCAACTAATGATATCAGTAGTTTTATTAGACCAAATGATGGTAAGACTCAAGCACAAGTGGTAAAAGTGCGCGGTGAAGTTGAAAGTACACCTCGTCTTACTAGAAATCAAAGAGCGCAGTTTTGGTTAAAAGTTATTCAATTAGATGAGGTAGCTGGTAGCGATCGCCCGATGGTAGTGGGCAAAGATGTAACGGGTAAACTATACGTAACAGTCCCTTTATTACAAGCTACAGGTTTACATCCAGGTGATGAAATAGAAGTTACTGGTAATCTATATAAACCCAATCCTCCTGACAATCCAGGAAGCTTTGATTTTCAGGCTTATTTAGCTAAAGAAGGCGCTTTTGCAGGTCTAAAAGGTCGTCAAATTAGTTTAGTAGATGGAAAAGCCGAACCAGAATGGGGATGGTGGACGATCCGGCAAAGAATAATTCGCGCTCAAACGAATTGGTTAGGTATACCGGAAGGGCCATTAGTTAGTGCAATGGTACTGGGAAGTCAAACAGTTAACCTGTACCTTTCAGTAGCAATTAGAGATCAATTTGCTAAGGTCGGACTAGCTCATGCTTTAGCGGCATCTGGCTTCCAAGTATCACTGATTCTCAGTGTAGTGTTGGCATTGAGCAGACGACTGCCAGTGAAAGCAAAATTTGCCTGTGGCGTTACAGCTTTGTTGCTTTTTTTAGGTTTGACTGGGCCGCAACCTTCAATGCTGAGAGCAATATTGATGGGTGTTGCTGCATTATTTGCTTTAGTTGCCGAACGGAAAATTAAACCAATAAGCTCTTTATTATTAGCTGCAACTTTATTATTAATAGTTAATCCTCTTTGGATTTGGGATTTGAGTTTTCAATTAAGTTTTTTAGCTACTTTAGGATTAGTAGTAACAGTGCCAGTTTTACTTAAATGGCTAGATTGGTTACCACCCTTATTTGCAAGTTTAATAGCAGTTCCTATTGCAGCTTCATTATGGACTTTACCGTTACAATTATATAATTTCAAGGTTATTTCTCCTTATAGCGTAATAGTAAGTATAATTACTACAATTCCTTTAACAATAATTAGTATTGGCGGCTTTATCAGTGCAATTGCTGCATTAGCTTGGCCTTTAGCAGGAAGTGCGATCGCTTCATTACTATATTATCCCACTCATTGGCTAATTTTGCTAGTAGAGTTTTTCTATAAATTACCAGGAAATTCAGTAGCAGTAGGAGCTATTTCAAGTATTCAATTAATGGTAATTTACGGAATCATCTTGTTAGTATGGTTGTTTACTGGTTTTCATAAACGCTGGTGGATAGGCGGTTTGATAGCAATTTTACTAATTGTAATTCCAGCGTGGCAATCCAAATCAAATTTATTTCGAGTGACCGTTCTTTCCACAGATAGAGAACCCGTATTGGTGATTCAAGATCGTGGAAAAGTTGCGTTAATTAATACTGGTGATGCTAATACAGCAAGATTTACCGTAATCCCATTTTTACAACAGGAAGGTGTGAATAAAATTGATTGGGCTATCGCAACTGATTCCGGGCGTACTACAGATAACGGATGGGCGACAACTCTTGATAGTATTCCAATAGAAAATTTTTATAGTTATGTAGAGCCAAAATTTGACTCAAAGAGTCAGTCTGTTATTGCTAGTGCCATACAAGCAGATAAAGGGAATTATCAAAATTTGGTTGTTGGTCAAACAGTGCAGATTGGTTCCTCAACAGTTAAGTTAATTAATAGTGAGTTGCCCATATGGGAATTCAAGATTCAAGGGGAAAATTGGTTATTACTGGGAGAACTTCAACCGGATCAGCAAAATCCATTAGCAACTAACGGAGAAGTGGGAAAAACTCACGTCCTTTGGTGGTCGGGACAAACGTTAGCCTCAAATCTGTTGAAAGCGTTAGAACCAGTGGTCGCGATTTCATTTTCTAATTCCGTTGCGCCAGAAACCTTAGTTGAATTGCGCCAAGGAAAAACCAAGTTTTACAGCACCAGTCGCGATGGCGCAATTCTATGGACTCCCGATACTGGCTTCGATACTACTTTGGAGTTAGCGGAAAACCAATCTAGTTTGCTCTAGTGGGGTGACAAATTAGCATAAAGATGAGTAAAATTAATAAAAGCACCTGTGGAGAGGTGGCAGAGTGGTTGAATGCGGCGCACTCGAAATGCGCTTTGGCGGAAACGCCAACGTGGGTTCAAATCCCACCCTCTCCGTTGATTTTTACCTATTCATCAAAGGATTTTATTAATTTTCTTAAAATTTTTTAAGAAAATTACAGCGGTTCCCGCAGTAGTGAGGTACACCAAATATAGCGGTAGCGACTGTAAGAAATAAGTTTGGTAAATTCTGACTGTACCTCATAACAGAGAAAACCGCTGTATTTTTATTTATTTGAAAGTTTGTCTGCCTAATCAAAAGGATTGGTGGATTTTGACCTAACTAGATGAAGATAGTGGTTTTAAGTTAGTAAAAATATATCTCCGTCGAGTTATCCATCCTTCAGACAATCCAGTTTGGAACGGTCATTGAAACTGTGTTGGTATAAGCAGGTTCTTAACGTAGTTTTTAAAGGTTTTTTGTTAACCTTTAAATTTTTTGAATTTTAAATTATGTTTTCCTGAACTTTATGGGGTAATTCTACATCAAAATGCGTCCAGCCATTGCCGCTTTCCACCTTAATATTTCCTCCCATTTGTTCCACCAGCTTTTGAACTAAAGCAAGCCCTAAGCCGGTACCCCCTTGTTTCCAAAGGTCTGCTTGGAGAACTCGATAAAACTTTCTAAACAAATGAGGTAATTCAGCAACAGGTATTTCCACTTCATTACTGACGTTGAACACAGTTAAGGGAACTTGATTATGAACTGTCACTGATGATTTAGAGTGGTTAATTAAGGAATTAGGCTCTCCCTCATTGTCAGAACTAGTCGTTCCTATTCCTCTACCATTTGGATAATACTCAACCTGCAAAATTATGCCGCCTCCAGATGGAGTATATTTACAAGCATTGTTCAGTAATTCTACAACTATTCTTCCCAATCCAGCCCGGTCTGTGAGTAAGGGAGGTACATTAGGAGAAAGTTTAAATTGAAAGTTTTGGCTGCGTTCTTGAACGCGACTGAGAAATGGTTCGACAATAGAAGGTAACCACTCTTGTAGATTAACTGATTCGGCTAGAGATAAAGGATAGGATTCGGCTTCTAATCTTTGCAAGTCTAACAAATCGTTTATTAATTCGGTTTCGCGATCGCACTCGGATTTAAGAATTTGTAAATATCTTTCCTGTCGTTCTGGTGAGGGAGCAATTTTTAACATTTGAATGGCCATTTTCATATTAGCCATCGGCGTGCGTAATTCGTGAGAAACTGTACTCAAAAAGTCATCTTTGAGCAAGTTTAGCTTTTCTAATTCTGCTACTCTGGCTTGCTCTGCTCGATAAAGTCTAGCTTGCCTAATTGCGATCGCGCATTGATTTGCTACCTGTTGTACTAGTCTAATTTCTAATTCTCTAAAAGCATATTCCTTATGATTAATTAACCACAAATCTCCCAACACGCCTTCATTATCAAAAATTGGGCAAGTAAACATCGAGACTAACCCTCGTACCGGATTAGGCACGATAGAACAAAATTGAAAATACTCTTTTCGTAATAGTTGATTGTATATTTCCGGCCATTTTCCCATTTGGGCTACCCGTCCTTGTTCGCCTGGAATGGAAACGGCATATTCATAACGAATAGTAGAAGTACCTTTTTCAAGATCGTAAATAGCTGCGTTACAAGAGCTAATATTTAACCCAGTTGCTAACTCTCTAACCGCTGTTTGTAAAATTTGGTTTTCATCTAAACTATCCCTTACTTTATCCGTGATGCGTTTGAGCATTGTTTCTAATTCCAATGCTTGTTGTAACTGGGCTGTTCGTTCTTGCACTTGGCTTTCTAACTCAGCATTCAATCGAGAAATTTGTTTAAAAAGGGAAGATTGTTGAATTGCAAGCGCTAACGTACTGGCTAAATTTTGTAACAATTCAATTTCAAACGGTTGCCAATGACGAGATTCCGAACACTGATGAGCGCATAATAAACCCCACAACTGTTTGTTAAATACAATTGGTACAACTAAATTAGCTCTAATGTTTATTTTTTCTAAAAGTTTTTTGTGGCACTCACTAACATTGGCTATTTTAATATCATCAATAGCCGATATTTGCCCTTGTTGAAACTTCTCAATATATTTACTATTAAAACAAGTATCATTACAGTAAACATTTAATACTGATGAGCAATTTGGTGCAATAGATTCTACAATAAACTTACCTCCATTTTTTCGATCGATTTGGTAAATAGCTACTCGTTCTACTTGTAAAAAACTACGTACTTCTGCAACGGCTTGACTAATAATTTCATCTACGTTCAATGACTGACGAATGCGTTCTTGCATCATTCCTAACAAACGCTCTCGTTCAGTTTGTTGCCGAAGAGCTTCTTCTGCTTGTTTGCGCTCTGTGATATCTTGTGCTGCACCATATATTAGCAATACCCGCTCTTTATCGTCACAATAAACTGGTTGGCTGTAGTCACGCAGCCAACGAATTTTTCCTTCTTTAGTAAAAATTCGGTATTCGCTGATATCTGATTGCCAACACAAAATGGTTTGTAGGCGCTCCGAAAAAATCGGCATATCATCAGGATGAATCAGCGTTTGCCAACCATTCCTTGCTTTGATTTCTTCCCAACTAAAACCAGATATTCTGCTAAAAGCACCTGTAATCCAATCAGTAATAAATCTTCCTTCAGAATCAATTCTAGCAGCATAGGCAAAGTCGGATGTTAGTTCGGAAACTATTCGATAGCGTTCTTCACTTTTTGCTAATTGTCTTTCTGCTTGCTTGCGCTCGGTTACGTCTCTAACAATTAAAACGATTTCCTCGTTAAGTACGGGTACGATTCTAGCTTCAAAATCATATTTTTTCCCATTGTTTATTTGATATTCAAAAGTTTCTATCTTTTTACTGATAGAGGCTTCTTTAATAATTTTACTGGCTTTATTAGCAATTGGTTTAGGGAGGATTTCCGATACTTTTTTGCCTAATAACTCGTTAGCAGGTAATTGAAGCTTAAAGTTCGGAGGAGCTTTATAATCTAAATAAATACCATCTTTATTTAAAAGAAAAATAGCATCTGGTATGGCATCTAATAAAAATTGTGTTGTTTGGTTAGGTTGCCATGCTGAATTAGTTTCTTTGGAGTTGCTAATATTAATAAATATTCCCACAAAACCAGCGATTTTGCCATTAGATTCTTTAATAGTTGAGTAAGTTACTTCTACCCAAAATCGATTACCGTCTTTTCGTTGTAGTAAAATTTGTCCCGTCCACTGACCCCGATCTAACAGGACACGGATAATTCTTCGTGCTTGTTCGCTACTTTTTTGAGGAAGGATAATAATTTTATCAATATTTTCGCTTATTACTTCTGATGCTTGCCATTGATATAGTATTTCGGAATGGCGGTTCCAGTAAGTAATTCTTCCTTTTCTATCCGTAGCAATAACGGCTTGAGAAATATGATTTAAAAGGGATGCCTCAAAACCCATTTGCTTTTCTACCTGCGGCTGTACTTCTGCCGCTATGAAGATTGATGAGCTTAGTCGATCGACTACGCTATCCTGACGGTATTCATCTAGACTATCAAACCGTTCTAGTTTCATACTTACAATTATGCGTCTCCTGGTTCAGAGTAAGTGCTACAACTACCGTTACAGAATCAGGCTAGACCAGCTAATACTAGCAATGTAAACTCTTTCCCTGCTTGCGTCCATAGGAACATATTTTTTAATATTCATCAGTCCTTAGAGGGATAGTAGCAAAAGAGGATGTGATTATTAAAACACTCTAAATTTATTTATATTGTTAATCAAACTTGAATAACACTTGAGTGGTTTGCACGTCAAGAGATAGATGCCGGAAAATATGTTAAAATTTGTAAAAAATAATTAATAATACTGAGGAAATGAATCAACCTAAGTTAGAAGAAATTTCGGCCCAGCTAGAAAGTAGCTCTTCTCGCGATCGAATGCTTGCTTTAGCGAAGCTGAGAGATGTTCCAGCAATCGAGGCAGTGCCTTTGATTAAAAAAGTTTTGGATGATGAAAACCTGCAAATTCGTTCAATGGCCGTGTTTGCTTTAGGGATTAAACAGACACCAGAGTGTTATCCGATTTTAGTGAAATTGCTGGAAACTGACCCGGATTACGGAATTCGTGCGGATGCAGCAGGTGCTTTGGGTTACTTAGAAGATAGACGTGCCTTAGAACCATTGGTACGAGCTTTTTATGAAGATACCGATTGGCTGGTGCGTTTCAGCGCGGCAGTAGCACTGGGAAATCTGAAGGACTTACGTGCTTATGAAGTATTGATTGAAGCTTTAGATAGCAAAGAAGTGGTTCTGCAACAGGCTGCGATCGCAGCTTTGGGTGAAATCAAAGCCGTAGAATCAGTAGAGTCTATTCTCCGCTTTGCTCAAGCTGAGGATTGGCTAGTACGCCAGCGCTTGGCAGAAGCTTTAGGACATCTTCCTCATCCGAAAAGCGTTCCCGCTCTCAAATACCTAGCAAAAGATAGCCATCACCAAGTTGCAGAAGCTGCAAAAATTTCCTTACGTCGTTTAAATGATGAAGCTT
Coding sequences within:
- the glyQ gene encoding glycine--tRNA ligase subunit alpha; this encodes MTFQSIIATLNKFWSDRGCLIAQPYDVEKGAGTKNPHTFLRAIGPEPWAVAYVEPCRRPGDGRYGENPNRFQHYYQYQVLIKPSPDRIQEIYLNSLRALGIHPEEHDIRFVEDNWEDAAVGAWGVGWEVWLDGMEITQFTYFQQCGGVDCRPVSIEITYGLERLAMYLQETDAIAKIQWTNNITYGDVHLQSEIEQCVYNFEASNPEMLFTLFNLYQQEAAQLIKKGLVLPSLDYVLKCSHTFNLLDARGVISVTERTRYIGRIRNMAKQVAQLYLQQREKLGFPLLKSQQKKRAITPIGILN
- a CDS encoding DUF4079 domain-containing protein: MNLSEILEPIADLFRKMEIPGSIVHWGHPLMMGIVIFVMGSFVGWAGWRGRLVTDPDAANQSKSDHRKIAPLMFLFLAAGYTGGLLSLVMQHQPILESYHFWTGSIVLILLSINAAIALGNFGKNKAAFRKVHAYIGSIALGILFLHALLGLKLGLSI
- a CDS encoding ComEC/Rec2 family competence protein, whose translation is MSQAISGVILCLAYIIGLLSTAFPWGGYVLIALGVGLAFILPRWWKKGPKPFIWVASGMVALLATIYFQAKVPQPATNDISSFIRPNDGKTQAQVVKVRGEVESTPRLTRNQRAQFWLKVIQLDEVAGSDRPMVVGKDVTGKLYVTVPLLQATGLHPGDEIEVTGNLYKPNPPDNPGSFDFQAYLAKEGAFAGLKGRQISLVDGKAEPEWGWWTIRQRIIRAQTNWLGIPEGPLVSAMVLGSQTVNLYLSVAIRDQFAKVGLAHALAASGFQVSLILSVVLALSRRLPVKAKFACGVTALLLFLGLTGPQPSMLRAILMGVAALFALVAERKIKPISSLLLAATLLLIVNPLWIWDLSFQLSFLATLGLVVTVPVLLKWLDWLPPLFASLIAVPIAASLWTLPLQLYNFKVISPYSVIVSIITTIPLTIISIGGFISAIAALAWPLAGSAIASLLYYPTHWLILLVEFFYKLPGNSVAVGAISSIQLMVIYGIILLVWLFTGFHKRWWIGGLIAILLIVIPAWQSKSNLFRVTVLSTDREPVLVIQDRGKVALINTGDANTARFTVIPFLQQEGVNKIDWAIATDSGRTTDNGWATTLDSIPIENFYSYVEPKFDSKSQSVIASAIQADKGNYQNLVVGQTVQIGSSTVKLINSELPIWEFKIQGENWLLLGELQPDQQNPLATNGEVGKTHVLWWSGQTLASNLLKALEPVVAISFSNSVAPETLVELRQGKTKFYSTSRDGAILWTPDTGFDTTLELAENQSSLL
- a CDS encoding PAS domain S-box protein — its product is MKLERFDSLDEYRQDSVVDRLSSSIFIAAEVQPQVEKQMGFEASLLNHISQAVIATDRKGRITYWNRHSEILYQWQASEVISENIDKIIILPQKSSEQARRIIRVLLDRGQWTGQILLQRKDGNRFWVEVTYSTIKESNGKIAGFVGIFINISNSKETNSAWQPNQTTQFLLDAIPDAIFLLNKDGIYLDYKAPPNFKLQLPANELLGKKVSEILPKPIANKASKIIKEASISKKIETFEYQINNGKKYDFEARIVPVLNEEIVLIVRDVTERKQAERQLAKSEERYRIVSELTSDFAYAARIDSEGRFITDWITGAFSRISGFSWEEIKARNGWQTLIHPDDMPIFSERLQTILCWQSDISEYRIFTKEGKIRWLRDYSQPVYCDDKERVLLIYGAAQDITERKQAEEALRQQTERERLLGMMQERIRQSLNVDEIISQAVAEVRSFLQVERVAIYQIDRKNGGKFIVESIAPNCSSVLNVYCNDTCFNSKYIEKFQQGQISAIDDIKIANVSECHKKLLEKINIRANLVVPIVFNKQLWGLLCAHQCSESRHWQPFEIELLQNLASTLALAIQQSSLFKQISRLNAELESQVQERTAQLQQALELETMLKRITDKVRDSLDENQILQTAVRELATGLNISSCNAAIYDLEKGTSTIRYEYAVSIPGEQGRVAQMGKWPEIYNQLLRKEYFQFCSIVPNPVRGLVSMFTCPIFDNEGVLGDLWLINHKEYAFRELEIRLVQQVANQCAIAIRQARLYRAEQARVAELEKLNLLKDDFLSTVSHELRTPMANMKMAIQMLKIAPSPERQERYLQILKSECDRETELINDLLDLQRLEAESYPLSLAESVNLQEWLPSIVEPFLSRVQERSQNFQFKLSPNVPPLLTDRAGLGRIVVELLNNACKYTPSGGGIILQVEYYPNGRGIGTTSSDNEGEPNSLINHSKSSVTVHNQVPLTVFNVSNEVEIPVAELPHLFRKFYRVLQADLWKQGGTGLGLALVQKLVEQMGGNIKVESGNGWTHFDVELPHKVQENII
- a CDS encoding HEAT repeat domain-containing protein codes for the protein MNQPKLEEISAQLESSSSRDRMLALAKLRDVPAIEAVPLIKKVLDDENLQIRSMAVFALGIKQTPECYPILVKLLETDPDYGIRADAAGALGYLEDRRALEPLVRAFYEDTDWLVRFSAAVALGNLKDLRAYEVLIEALDSKEVVLQQAAIAALGEIKAVESVESILRFAQAEDWLVRQRLAEALGHLPHPKSVPALKYLAKDSHHQVAEAAKISLRRLNDEA